From the genome of Corallococcus macrosporus DSM 14697:
CCGAGGTGACGTTGGTGAGCGGCAGCGGCTACGCGACGCCGCCCATTTCCACCCCGGTGGAGCCGGTGCCGCTTGACGCGGAGTTGGTGACGGAGGAGGCCCCCGCGACGCCGCAGCTCGCGCTGCCGCCCTATCCGGGCCACGGCGTGCCGGAGCTGCCCGTCGAGCCGCCCACGCCCAGCGCGCCGCTGGCCAGCACGGTCGAGTCCGCGCCCGGCGCGTCCGCGGAGCCGGCTGCGTCTCCCTCCGACGCGACGCACCCCGCGCCGGCCGCCGCATCCGCGAAGCCGGTGGAGGCCGCGCCGGCGCAGTCCGCGCCCGCGAACCCGGTGGATGCGGCTCCAACGCCGTCCGTGCAACCCGTGGACTCCGCGCCCGCGAAGCCGGTGGATGCGGCTCCATCTGCGTCCGTGCAGCCAGCGCAGCCGGTCGAGGCGGCCACGGCGTCGCCCGTGGCGGCCGTGCCCGCGGCGCCGGCTGCGTCCGCGAAGCCCAACGGGGCCTCGCCAGCGCCTTCCGCGAAGTCGGCCGAGAGGAAGCCGTCCGCCACGCACGGCGACGCTGCCGCGGCCAACGCGGTACGTCCCAAGCGCACCGGGCTCATCATCGGCGCGGCGGTGGTCCTCATCGGCGCCGTCGCGGCCGTGGTGGCGGGGACGGGGAGCAGCAAGCCGGAGACGCAGCCGGAGAAGCCTCCCGTCGCCACGCCGCGGGCACCCGTGAACGGTGACGCCCAGCAGGCGCCGCCCCCGGAGAAGGCGCCGCCCGAGGAGGCCACGGCCAAGGTTCCGGAAGCGCCGCCCGAAGACGCCACGGCGAAGGCCCCGGAGGTTCCGCCGGAGCCGCCCGCCGCCACGCCGGACGCGGGGACGGTCGCCGAGGCGCCGAAGCCGCCTGAGACGCCGCCCGCCGCCCCGCCGGCGCCCGCGGTGGACCCGGAGGTCGAGTACGCCACGCTGGTGAAGCAGGCGAGGGCGGCCGTCGTCGGACAGCGCTTCCGCTCCGCGGCGGGCACCTACCGCAAGGCGCTGGCGCTCAAGCCGTCGGCCACGGAGGCGAAGGCGGGGCTGGGCATCGCGCTGGTGAACGGCTTCACCACGGACGGGGCCTACCGCGAGGCGGCCAGGCTGCTGCAGGAGGTCGTCAAGGACGAGGCCTCGAACGCGCGCGCCTGGCTGTCCCTGGGCATGGCGCTCCAGTTCACCGGCAAGAATTCCCAGGCGGCCGACGCCTACAAGCAGTACTTGTTGCTGGAACCGACGGGGTCTTCCGCCGAAGAGGTCCGCACGTTGCTCAAGGGGCTGGGCAACTGAGCGGGGGCGGCCCCACTTTCTTCATTGGCCCTGTGAGAAGTGAGCCGCCTTGCTCGTCCTTGGACTGGAAACCTCGTGTGATGAGACGGCCGCCGCCGTCGTGGAGGACGGCCGCCGCGCGCTGTCGGATGTCGTCTCCACGCAGGTGGACATCCACCGCCGCTGGGGCGGGGTGGTGCCGGAGCTGGCCAGCCGCAACCACATCGTCCAGGTCCTGCCCGTCGTCCACGAGGCGCTGACGCGGGCGAACAAGACGCTGGACGACGTGGACCTCATCGCCGTCACCTCCGGCCCCGGGCTCATCGGCGCGCTGCTGGTGGGCGTGCAGGTGGCCAAGGGCCTGAGCCTGGCGACGGGCAAGCCCTTCGTGGGCGCCAACCACCTGGAGGGCCACCTGCTGGCCATCCGGCTGCTGGAGGTGGCGCCGGAGCCGCCGTTCCTCGGGCTGGTCGTCTCCGGTGGGCACACCAGCCTCTACGAGGTGCAGGCCTACGGGCAGTACCGGCTGGTGGGCAGCACGCGCGACGACGCGGCCGGCGAGGCCTACGACAAGACGGCGCGCATCCTGGGCCTGCCGTACCCGGGCGGGCAGCCCATCGACCAGTTGGCGCAGCAGGGGAACCCGGAGGCCATCCGCTTCCCGCGCGCGCTGCCGGGGGACAACTTCGACGTGTCCTTCTCCGGCCTGAAGACGGCGGTGCTGCACCACGTGCAGAAGCACGGCGTGCCGCAGGGGCAGGCGCTGGCGGACCTGTGCGCGTCCTTCCAGGAGGCGGTGGCGGACGTGCTGTCCAAGAAGCTGGTGGCCGCCGCGCGCCGGCTGGGCCACCAGCAACTGGTGCTGTGCGGCGGCGTGGCGGCGAACTCGCGGCTGCGGGCGCTGTGTCAGGCCCGGGCCGAGGAGCGGGGGCTCCACATGTTCCTGCCCCCGGTGCGGCTGTGCACGGACAATGGCGCCATGATCGCGGTGGCGGGGTATGAGGCGTACCGCCGCGGCCTGCGCGGAGACTTCCGCCTCGCCGCAGACCCGGCCTGGCGCATGTAGAGGGAGCAGACGGGTGGAATCGCCAAGAGACATCCTCAAGCGGCACGGCCTGCGCGCCAAGTACAGCTGGGGACAGAACTTCCTCGGGGACGAGGACGCGCTGGAGGCCATCGCCGACGCGCTGAACCTCCGCGCGGACGAGCCGGTGGTGGAGCTGGGCCCGGGCCTGGGCCACCTGACGCGCTTCCTGGCCGCCACCGGGGCCCGCGTCACCGCCGTGGAGCGGGACCGGGACATGGTGATGGTGCTGGAGAAGGAGGCCATCCCCGGCGTGCGCGTGGTGTCCGGCAACGCGGCCACCGTGGACTTCGCCCAGGTGGCCGGCGCGCCCGACGTCGCGGTGGCGGGCAACCTCCCGTACCACCTCACCAGCCCCATCCTCTTCCGCGTGCTGGAGCAGCGCGCCCACGTGTCACGCGCGGTCTTCACGCTCCAGAAGGAGGTGGTGGAGCGGCTCGCCGCGGTGCCCGGCAACCGTGACTACGGCCTGCTGACGGTGCTGCTGGGCATGCACTACGACGCGGAGAACGTCCTCACGCTGGAGGCGTGGCGCTTCCATCCGCCGCCGAAGGTGGACTCCGCGGTGCTGCGGCTCACCCGCCGCGAGGCGCCGCGCGCGCCCATCCTCGACGAGGCCCGCTTCACCCGCGTGGTGAAGGCGTCCTTCGCCCACCGCCGCAAGACGCTCATCAACTCCATCAAGTCGGACCCGACGCTGGGCGCGACGGAGACGCTCATCGCCGCCCTGGAGGCCGCGGGAGTGGACCCGCAGCGCCGCGCGGAGACGCTGGCGCCGGAGGAGTTCGCCGCCATCGAGCGCGCGCTGGGCCCCGTGACGGCCGCTCAGCAGGGCCCGACGCCGGAGGAGTAGGGCTCAGCGCCCGCGCATGCCCAGCGCCTGGAGCAGGCCGCCCTGCTGCTCCAGGTAGGCGAAGAACTCGGCCTCGGGGATGCGCATGCGCGCGAGCACGCCGCGGAGGATGTCCTCCACGGTGCCGTCCTGCCGGCGCTTCAGCTCCATGGCCGTCTTGAGCAGCACCACGCCATAGAGCGGATCCGGCTCCACGGGAGGTGTGGGCGCGCGCTGGGTGGGCGTGCTCTGGCGGGCCTCTTCCAGCCGCACCACCGTCTTCGCCCTGTGTCTGCCGCTCATGTCCGGAGACCACCCCGCGCACACGCCAAGAAGTCGCGCGGACCGTAGGGGATGCGTCCCGGAGCGTCAAGGGAGGCGGGCCCCCGTGGAAAATTGCCGGATTCCAGCGGCCGTGTTGTGTTATCCGCCCGCGTGCGTGGCCGCGCCTTCGCGCGAAGTCTCGCGCGCGCGGTCTCAACGCGCATTCCGCGGGCGGGAGGCCTCGGGCGGATGGACTACCGGTATATCGTGGTGGAAGGGCCCATTGGCGTGGGCAAGACGAGCCTCTCCAACATCCTCGCGGAACGTCTGGCGGGACGGCGCATCCTGGAGGTGGTGGAGGAGAACCCCTTCCTCTCCAACTTCTACACGGACCGGCAGAAGTTCGCGTTCCAGACGCAGATCTTCTTCCTGCTGTCGCGCTTCCGGCAGCAGCAGGAGCTGTTCCAGCAGGAGCTCTTCAGCTCGATGACGGTCAGCGACTACCTGTTCGCCAAGGACCGCATCTTCGCGCACCTCAACCTGGACGCGCACGAGCTGGCCCTCTACGAGCGCGTCTTCGAGGCGCTCGGGCCCCGCGTGGCCAAGCCGGACCTGGTCATCTACCTCCAGGCCCGCCTGGACGTGCTCCTGCAGCGCATCAAGAAGCGCGGCCGGGAGTTCGAGCGCAAGTTCGACTCCACGTACCTGGAGGGGCTCGTCCACTCCTACAACAACTTCTTCTTCCACTACACGGACACGCCGCTCCTCGTCGTGGATACCTCGGACATCGACTTCGTGAATGTCGAGGCAGACAGGGAAGACCTGCTCGCCACCATCCGGAAGGCGAAGCCGGGGACGCAGCATTACGTTCCAAAGGCCTCCCGCCGAGGCTGAAAGTCAGGCTCCTGGTGGGACGCCCGCCTTCAAGGCCCCCACGGCAGGCGCGGGGGCGTTAGAGTGCGGTGGCGGGTCCAGGGCTCCCGGCGATCTCCTCAGGGGACGGCGAGGCGCGAACGGGCCCGTCAGGCCGTTCAACCCGTAGCCATAGGAGGTGAACCATGAAGGACAAGGTCACCATCCACACCCTGAAGCGCTTCAAGCAGATCGGCCAGAAGATCTGCATGGTCACCGCCTACGACGCCACGTTCGCCCACATCCTCGAAGCGGCGGGCGCCGATGTGCTGCTCGTAGGTGATTCGCTGGGCATGGTCATCCAGGGGCATGACTCCACGCTGCCGGTGACGATGGACCAGATGGTCTACCACACGGCGGCCGTTGCCCGCGGCGCGCGCCGGGCGCACGTCGTGGCCGACCTGCCCTTCATGAGCTACCAGGCGTCCACCCAGGACGCGGTCCGCAACGCGGGCCGGCTGGTGGCGGAAGGTGGCGCGGGCAGCATCAAGCTGGAGGGCGGCGCCGAGTTCGCGGACACGGTGCGCGCCATCGTCCGCGCGAGCATCCCCGTCATGGGGCACCTGGGGCTGACGCCGCAGTCCGTCCACAAGATGGGCGGCTATGTCGTCCAGGGCCGCGGCGAGGACCAGGCCCGGCAGATCCTGGATGACGCGCTGGCGCTGGAGCAGGCCGGGGCCTACGCGCTGGTGCTGGAGGGCGTGCCCATGGACCTGGCGCGCACGATTACGCAGCGCCTGTCCATCCCCACCATCGGCATTGGCGCCGGCGTGGACTGTGATGGCCAGGTGCTCGTCTGCTACGACCTGCTGGGCATGAACCCGGACTTCAAGCCCAAGTTCGTCAAGCGCTACGCCGACCTCCACGGTTCAATTACAGAGGCCGCGGGCGCCTACTTCGCGGAGGTCCGCAAGGGGGCCTTCCCGGACGAGGAGCACTCCTTCAAGGCGAACAAGAACATCCGGCTGGCGGCGGGGGCTCCGGCGCCGGCGGCCCGCGTGGAGCCGTCCGCGCCCGCCGAGGGCGGTGAGAAGCTGGGCCCCGTCTACGGGAGACCCGCCTAGTCATGGCGCCCGCCGTCCTGAGAACCGTGGCTGAAGTGAAGGACTGGACGGCGGGGCTGCGCCGGGAGGGGCACCGGCTCGCGCTGGTGCCCACCATGGGCTTCCTGCACGAAGGCCACCTCTCGTTGATTCGCGAGGGCCGCCGCCGCGCGGACGTGGTGGCCGTGTCCATCTTCGTCAACCCCACGCAGTTCGGGCCGAAGGAGGACCTGTCCCGCTACCCCCGCGACTTCGAGGGGGACGTGGCCCGGTGCACCGGCGCGGGCGCGCAGGCCATCTTCGCGCCCGCGGGCCCGGAGGTGATGTACCCGCGGGGCTACCAGACGTACGTGGACGTCACGGACGTCAGCCAGGGCCTGTGCGGGGCCCGGCGTCCAGGGCACTTCCGCGGCGTGGCCACGGTCGTCACGAAGCTGCTCGCGCTCTTCCGGCCGGAGGTGGCGCTCTTCGGGGAGAAGGACTACCAGCAGCTCCAGGTCATCCGGGCCCTCAACCAGGACCTGCACCTGGACGTGGACATCGTCGGCATGCCGACGGTGCGCGAAGCGGACGGCCTGGCGATGAGCAGCCGCAATGCCTACCTGTCCCCCGAGGAGCGGCAGCGGGCGCTCGCCCTGTCCCGGGGGCTCAAGGCCGCCCAGGCGCTGCTGCGCGAGGGCACGCGGGAGTCCGGTCCCCTGGTGGGGGCCGTCCGGCGCGAATTGGAGGCGGCGGGGCTTCGGGAAGACTACGTGGAGCTGGTGGATGCGGACCGGCTGACGCCCCTGGCGTCGGTGGCGCCCGGGCAGCCTGCCCGGTTGCTCGTCGCGGCTTTCAGTGGCACGACGCGCCTCATCGACAACATGCCATTGGGTGGTGAGGAGAGCGCGGGACGCGTATGACATCCGGAGGGAAGTCAAAGGGAGTGGGCAGCGAGCCCGGCGTGAAGGTCATCGCGGAAAACCGTCGTGCGCGCTTCGACTACACGGTCGACGAAAAGCTCGAGGCCGGGCTGGCGCTCACGGGGAGCGAGGTGAAGTCGCTGCGAGACGGAATCGCCAATCTGTCGGATTCCTATGCGCTCCCCAAGGGAGACGAGATGTTCCTGCACAACGCGAACATCGGCTCCTACAAGGCGGCGAGCTTCTTCGACCACCTTCCCACCCGGGGTCGCAAGTTGTTGATGCACCGAGGAGAAATCGACCGATGGGCGGCGAAGGTGCGTGAGCGGGGCTATTCCATCATCCCGCTTGTGCTGTACTTCAGGAAAGGCCGTGCCAAGGTGGAGCTGGGGCTCTGCCGGGGCAAGACGCACGAGGACCGGCGCCAGGACATCAAGGAGCGGGAGACGAAGCGGGAGATGGACCGGGCGATGCGCCGACGTTGAGAGGGGCGCCCGAAGTTCTTTCGCCGTACACCGATGGACGACAAGAAGGTACTCGACAAGAAGGAGCGGCTGCTGGCCGCGCTCGACCAGGGGATGGTGATGATTCACCTGGACGCGCGCCGTCCGGGCGTGCTCGTCCCGGCCTCCGTCAAGGGGGAGGCCCACCTGCGCCTCAATCTCTCGTACCGGTTCGATCCACCGGACCTCACGGTGGGCGAGTGGGGTGTCCGCTCCACGCTGAGCTTCTCCGGCTCGCGCTTCACCATCGCGGTGCCGTGGTCGGCGTTGTTCGCCATCGCCAGCCACGTGACGAAGGAGTTCTGGATGTACCCGGAGGACATGCCGCCGGAGCTGCTCCAGCAGACGGCCGCGTCGCGTCCGGCGCAGCCCCTGCCCGTGGCGCCCGTCCCCGCGGCCGCGGAGCGCCCGCGCACCTTCCTCCGCGAAGTGCAGGGTGAGCGGCGCGATGAGCCTCCCGCCGACGTGCCGCCCACGGACGGCCCGCCGGAGGAGCCCCCGCCGCCGCGCCGTGGCCACCTTCGCCTGGTGAAGTGAGGCGCGCTCAGCGCTTCAGCTTCGCGTCGATGTGGGCGGCCTCGCCGCCTGAGAAGGTCCCCTTCCACGTGCGATGGCCCTTGAGCCGCACCTGGAGGGGGACGCGTCCTTCGGGATAGCGGTTCTCCAGCGCCAGCGGCGTCGTCCCCAGCTCCGCGTCGCGGACCCAGACGGTGGCACCTGGCGGGTCGCTGTCGACGCGCAGCATCGGCGTTGGCGACAGGCGGAGCCCCGTCGCCGCCATCACCCGGATGAGCACGGTGGAGCGCCGCGGCCAGAGCCAGACGCCCGCGCCCACCAGCAGCGCCACGAGCAGCAGCCCCACAGCCCGTCTCCTGCGTGAGCGCCGGAGGAGGGCGGCCTCATCGGGCCAGTCGCTCTCGGGCGCGTAGGCGCGCTCCGCCAGCTCCAGTTCGTCAGCGGCGGTGTGGAGCACGCTCTTCGCGCCCGGCGTGACGTACGACTGGGGGACGCTCTCCGCCAGGGTCTGCTGTGCGCTGAGCTCGAGACCTCCGGGGGGAGGAGCGAAGGCGCCTGGTGCATGGGAAGGGCGCTGCACTGGCGCCTCGTCCCTCGGCGCGTCAGGCCACATCGCGCAGTGGGAGCACCGGGCCTGGGGCGAGGACACCACGTGGCTGCAACGCGGGCAGCGGTGCACCAGCCGCCCGCTGACGCTGAGCGCGGCGCCGCCCGGCAGGGAGAGGGGCTCTTCTTCCTCCGCACCAGGGGCCGCGGATGCACCTCGCGAGCCTGAAGCAAGCGCGGAGCCCATGGGCCCCGGCGCGTGCGTCCCGGCGCGTGTGTCCACGGCGTGAGGACCGCTTCCTCCAGCCATGGACAGGGTGGGGCCCGGCGGCTGCCCCAGCGCCTCCATGTCGGGTGGCGACGGCCGCTCGTGCCCCTGCGACGCCCAGGCCCGCGCGCCGGCCTGGGCGGGAGCGGGGGACTGCGCCGGCGTCCCGCCCGGGGGCCGCGGGCCCGCGTCGTCCCGGAGGCCTGGCGCGGGGAGGCCGGACGGCGATGCTGCCTGTTCGCTCAACGGCGGCGGCAGCCCGAGCCCTTGGAGAAACGCGGCCAGCGCCTGCGACGTCGCGGGCTCTCCGGCCTGGGCCAGCCACCGGGCGAAGCCCTCGGCCAGGGACTCCGGCGAGTGGAAGCGCTCCTGCGGCGTGCGCGCCAGCATGCGCATGACGGCGCCCGCCAGCGGCGCGGGCACGTCCTGCGGCGGCGAAACGGGGCGCGTCAGGATGGCGTAGGCCACCGCGCTCGCGTCCTTCTCGGCGTGGAAGGGATGCCGCCCCGTGAGCAGCTCGTAGAGGACGATGCCCAGGGAGAACTGGTCGCTGGCGGCGGTGGCGGGCCCGCCTTTCAGCACCTCGGGCGCGGTGTAGGCCTCCTTCCCCCGGAAGACGCCGGGCGCGGTGTGGGCCGGGCCGGCCATCCGCGCGATGCCGAAGTCGGTCAGCTTCACCTCGCCCTCGCGCGACACCAGGATGTTGGAGGGGGACACGTCGCGGTGGGCCACCATCACCGGCCGCCCGTCATGCACCTTGCGGTACGCATGGCCGAGCCCCGCCAGGGCCTGGTGGACGATGAAGGCGGCCAGGTGCGGCGGGAAGCGCACGCCCCGGCTCGCGGCCGAGCGCAGCAGCACGCCCAAATCCCACCCGTCCACCAGCTCCATCACCAGGAAGAGCCCTTCGGGGCCCTGGCCCACGTCGTGGACGGTGGCGATGTTCTGGTGCTGGAGCAGCGTGGCCAGCCGCGCTTCCGCCAGGAACATGCGCGCGATGTCCGGCTCGCGCGCCAGGTGGGGCAGCACCCGCTTGATGGCCACCGGCCGCTCGAAGCCCTCCGCGCCGCGCGCGACGCCGAGGAAGAGCTCCGCCATGCCTCCAATGGCCAGCGGACGAACGAGCCGGTAGCGTTCGTTCACGGGGCGCTCAGGCCTTGGGCTGGGTGACGTCGCGCAAGAGCTGCCAGGGATAGATGCCGGTGGTGTGGCCGTCGCTGAAGCTGAACGCCAGCGCGTAGTTGCCCACGGGCTGCACCTGCCGGATGCGCAGGTCGGCGGGGACCTTCGTCGGGTCCAGTGTCCGCTTGTTCGTCCATTCGTCCACGCACGCGGCGCAGGGGCACTGCTGGCGCAGCACCTGCGCGGTGGCGCCCGTCTTCACCCCGTCGTCCCACGACAGCTCCAGGCGCGTGCCATCCGGGGACAACTGCGCGTCCGTCGCGGTGACGGCTTGGGGGGCGGGCTTGATGCGGTCCCAGAAGCTCAACGTTCCACCTTCCAGAGTCTCAACACTGTGGCGTCCTCCCTACCATCCTTCGGCCATCAGGAGGCGAGCTTCACGGGCAGCCGGTGGCCTTCCAGCCGCACGCCCTGCTTCGCCAGCACCTGCTTCAGGGCCTGGACGACCCTGGGGTCCAGTTGGGCGCCGCTGAGGTTGTCGAGAATCTCCATCGCCTTCTCCAGCGGCATGGCCTTCTGGTACGGGCGGGTGGAGGTGCAGGCATCGAAGGTGTCCGCGCACGCGACGATGCGGGCCAGCAGGGGGATGTCCTCACCCTTGAGCTTGTCCGGGTAGCCGGTGCCGTCCCAACGCTCGTGGTGGTGGCGGACGCACGCGCGCACCGCGCCCAGGAAGCTCACCGGCCCGATGATGGCGTCGCCAATGGCCGGGTGCTCGCGCATGATGGCCATCTCCTGGTCCGTGAGCTTCGTCTGCTTGCAGAGGATGGACTCCACGATGCCAATCTTCCCGATGTCGTGGAGGATGCCGCCGTACTGGAGCTGCCGCAGCTCGCGCTCGGTGAGGTTCAGCTCCCGGCCAATCTGCACCGACACGTCGCCCACGCGCTGGCTGTGGCCACGCGTGTACGCGTCCTTCGAATCAATGGAGTTCGCCAGCGCGACGATGGTCTCCAGGTAGCCCTTCTCCAGGCTCTCGTAGAGGCCGCGGTTCTCCATGTCGTACGCGAGCAACTGCTTGCTCATGTAGTTGAACGTCTGCGCCAGCTCGCCCAGCTCGTTCTTCTGCTTGATGTCCACCTCCACGCCGAACTTGCCGTGCGCCAGCTCCAGCGCGCCGCTGATGAAGCCCTTCAGCGGCCGGGTGAGGTTGCGCGAGAAGAGCGCCGCCAGCACCACCGCGACGAGGATGGCCGCGCCCAGGCCCAGCAGGATGCGCTGCTCCATGGTGTCCACCTGGCGGTAGGCGTGCTCCACCGGCTGCTCGGAGACGATGGCCCAGCCCAGCTCCGGGAGCGCCGTGTACGCGGCCACCACCGCGTCCCGGCCCTCGCCGAAGTTGCCAACGTGGAGCATCTCCAGGTTCGGCTTGCCCGCACGCTGCTTCAGCAGGTGCGCCACCGGGCCTCGCTGGGACACGTCCGCGCCCAGGCCCGCGACGCCGCCTCCGCCCGCCACGAGGTGCCCGTGCCGGTCCGCCAGGTAGGCGAAGCCGGTGCTGCCCACGCGCTCCTGCTCCAGCATCTTCCGCAGGTCCGCCAGGGACAGGTCCGCCGCGATGTACCCCCGGACGGGCTCCCCCAGGGGGAAGGCCAGCGTCAGCACCGGCCCGGTGCCCGGCGGCTCCTTCACCACGTCGGCGTAGCGCACGCCCTCGAGGTCCTCCAGCAGCGCCCGCGCCCGCTCTTCATGTCCGGCCAGCGCCGTGGGCGGGACGTCGTGCTTGGAGAAGGCCTGGAGCCCCGGCAGCCGCTTCCGCTCGGCGTCGAACACGGTGAGCGCCAGCACGTCGCGCCGCTGGTTGAGCACCGAGGCCAGGTGCGTCTGCTGCGCCTCCAGCGGCAGGCCGAAGAAGCCGGGCACGCGGGCCAGGCCCAGCACCGCGTCGGTGGGCTCGCCGAGGAAGATTTCGGCCTTCAGGCGAAGCTGCTTCACCCGCTCCTGCGCCAGCTCCTGGGCGTCGCGCACCAGGAGCTCCCGGGTGTGGGAGACGGAGAGCCACCCCACCATCAGCGTGGGGACGACGCCGACCACCAGCATCAACAGGAGGATGGCTTTGAACAGGCGCACGGCGTGGCTCCTCCAGGGGTTACTGCCACTGGCCCTTCTTCACTTCGAGTTTGAGGCGCTCGGGCACCAGCTCGAAGTGCCTCGGCGCGCTGGCGTCGGACGGGCCCGCGGGGCCCACCGCGCGCACCGTCCACCGGTAGCGCCCCTCGGGCAGCACCGGCAACTTCGCCTCCAGCGTGGTGACTGTCTGCGTGAAGACGGCGCGTTGCTCCTGGGCGCGTGACACCTCCACCTCGTAGCGCTCCGCGCCTCGCACGGCCGCCCAGGTCAGCTTCACCGGGCCCAGGTGGCCGTCCCGGTCCGGACGCCGCTTCAGCCGCGCGGCGTCCTCCGGCTGGGCGGGGCTGGGGGCCACCAGGGGCGGCAGGGGCGCCGGAGGGGGCTGGCCCTTCTCCACGCGGAGGGACTCCCCCTTGGCGACGGGCTGGGTGACGCCCTCGGCTTCCACGCGCACCGGCGGGCCGTGCTTCACGGTGACGGTGGTGCTGTCGCCGTCGCCCACCGCCACGGAGAAGGCGGAGGACCGCGGCGCCCGCTCCGCCGCGACCAGCTTTCCCACGGCGTTGGCCGCCTCGGCCGCCTGCGTGTAGCGGGCCCCGCGGAAGTGCGTCTCCGCGTCCTTCAGCCGGGCGGCGGCCTCTGGGGGCACCCCTGTGCCCTTCGAACTGGCCACCAGGGTGCGCGCCGTCTCCAGCGCCTTCTGGGCCAGCACGCGCTCATGGCCCGGCACCTTCAGCCGCGTCCCCGGCGCCACGTCATCCGACGCGAGCCCGTTGAGCGCGCGCAGCTCCTCCGTCGCGCGCGCGTCGCCCAGGGTGCGCTCGGCCACCTGCCGCAGGGACTCGTTGGGGCCCACCACCACGGTACCGGGGGGCGCCGTGCCCAGCCATGTCAGGAGGAGGAGCGCCTTCATTGAAAGACAATCTCCCTTCCGGCGTGGATGGTGGCCGACGGCGTGGTGACGGACAGCGACTGGGTGGCGGGCTTCTCCACCTCCGCGTCGATGCGGCCTCGCAGCACGGTGAGGTCCGTGCGCTGCTGGCCGGGGCGGGTGCGCGTCTCCGCGATGCTGATGAGGGAATCCCCGCCCAGGTGCACCGTGCTGCCGTTGGCGGCGAAGACGATGTCGGTGACGGCGCCCGCCTCGGTGCGGACCTTGTCGTTCTCGAAGAGCGGCTGGCCCTCGAGGGCGGGGCTCCACTCGTCGGCCGTGGCGCGCTTGATTTGAACGCCGCCCTTCATGGCGCGCAGGTGCGCGCGGTGCGTGGCCACCGGTGGAGGCGTGGCCGCGTCGGGCGCGGACAGGCGCTCATCGGCGGTGCAGCCGGCGGGGAGGGCTGAAAGCGCGAGCGCGAGCAGCATGGGTGACCAGCGTCGTCCGTTCACGAGAGGAGTTCCGGGGACCCGAAGTCTAGCGAAGGTGGACCCGAGGGGGGCGGGCCCGGGCACGCGCACGCTAGTCCAAACGGCGGTGCTCCAGGCAGGGGAGGTTGCGGCGGATGCGGGCTTGCAACTCGGGGTCCACCGGCGCCAGGGCCAGCCCCTCCCCCTCCGAGGCGCGCGCCGTGACCAGGCCCCAGGGGTCCACCACCAGCGCATGGCCATACGTGACGCGGTTGGCCGAGTGCCGTCCACCCTGGGCGGGCGCCAGCACGTACGCCTGGTTTTCAATGGCGCGCGCCCGGAGGAGCACCTCCCAGTGGTCCTTGCCTGTCATCAGGGTGAAGGCCGCCGGAACCGCCAGCAGGGTGGCGCCTTCGCGGGACAGCCGCCGGTAGAGCTC
Proteins encoded in this window:
- the tsaD gene encoding tRNA (adenosine(37)-N6)-threonylcarbamoyltransferase complex transferase subunit TsaD gives rise to the protein MLVLGLETSCDETAAAVVEDGRRALSDVVSTQVDIHRRWGGVVPELASRNHIVQVLPVVHEALTRANKTLDDVDLIAVTSGPGLIGALLVGVQVAKGLSLATGKPFVGANHLEGHLLAIRLLEVAPEPPFLGLVVSGGHTSLYEVQAYGQYRLVGSTRDDAAGEAYDKTARILGLPYPGGQPIDQLAQQGNPEAIRFPRALPGDNFDVSFSGLKTAVLHHVQKHGVPQGQALADLCASFQEAVADVLSKKLVAAARRLGHQQLVLCGGVAANSRLRALCQARAEERGLHMFLPPVRLCTDNGAMIAVAGYEAYRRGLRGDFRLAADPAWRM
- the rsmA gene encoding 16S rRNA (adenine(1518)-N(6)/adenine(1519)-N(6))-dimethyltransferase RsmA; the encoded protein is MESPRDILKRHGLRAKYSWGQNFLGDEDALEAIADALNLRADEPVVELGPGLGHLTRFLAATGARVTAVERDRDMVMVLEKEAIPGVRVVSGNAATVDFAQVAGAPDVAVAGNLPYHLTSPILFRVLEQRAHVSRAVFTLQKEVVERLAAVPGNRDYGLLTVLLGMHYDAENVLTLEAWRFHPPPKVDSAVLRLTRREAPRAPILDEARFTRVVKASFAHRRKTLINSIKSDPTLGATETLIAALEAAGVDPQRRAETLAPEEFAAIERALGPVTAAQQGPTPEE
- a CDS encoding deoxynucleoside kinase, which produces MDYRYIVVEGPIGVGKTSLSNILAERLAGRRILEVVEENPFLSNFYTDRQKFAFQTQIFFLLSRFRQQQELFQQELFSSMTVSDYLFAKDRIFAHLNLDAHELALYERVFEALGPRVAKPDLVIYLQARLDVLLQRIKKRGREFERKFDSTYLEGLVHSYNNFFFHYTDTPLLVVDTSDIDFVNVEADREDLLATIRKAKPGTQHYVPKASRRG
- the panB gene encoding 3-methyl-2-oxobutanoate hydroxymethyltransferase, giving the protein MKDKVTIHTLKRFKQIGQKICMVTAYDATFAHILEAAGADVLLVGDSLGMVIQGHDSTLPVTMDQMVYHTAAVARGARRAHVVADLPFMSYQASTQDAVRNAGRLVAEGGAGSIKLEGGAEFADTVRAIVRASIPVMGHLGLTPQSVHKMGGYVVQGRGEDQARQILDDALALEQAGAYALVLEGVPMDLARTITQRLSIPTIGIGAGVDCDGQVLVCYDLLGMNPDFKPKFVKRYADLHGSITEAAGAYFAEVRKGAFPDEEHSFKANKNIRLAAGAPAPAARVEPSAPAEGGEKLGPVYGRPA
- the panC gene encoding pantoate--beta-alanine ligase, which codes for MAPAVLRTVAEVKDWTAGLRREGHRLALVPTMGFLHEGHLSLIREGRRRADVVAVSIFVNPTQFGPKEDLSRYPRDFEGDVARCTGAGAQAIFAPAGPEVMYPRGYQTYVDVTDVSQGLCGARRPGHFRGVATVVTKLLALFRPEVALFGEKDYQQLQVIRALNQDLHLDVDIVGMPTVREADGLAMSSRNAYLSPEERQRALALSRGLKAAQALLREGTRESGPLVGAVRRELEAAGLREDYVELVDADRLTPLASVAPGQPARLLVAAFSGTTRLIDNMPLGGEESAGRV
- the smpB gene encoding SsrA-binding protein SmpB produces the protein MTSGGKSKGVGSEPGVKVIAENRRARFDYTVDEKLEAGLALTGSEVKSLRDGIANLSDSYALPKGDEMFLHNANIGSYKAASFFDHLPTRGRKLLMHRGEIDRWAAKVRERGYSIIPLVLYFRKGRAKVELGLCRGKTHEDRRQDIKERETKREMDRAMRRR
- a CDS encoding ClpXP protease specificity-enhancing factor SspB, which codes for MDDKKVLDKKERLLAALDQGMVMIHLDARRPGVLVPASVKGEAHLRLNLSYRFDPPDLTVGEWGVRSTLSFSGSRFTIAVPWSALFAIASHVTKEFWMYPEDMPPELLQQTAASRPAQPLPVAPVPAAAERPRTFLREVQGERRDEPPADVPPTDGPPEEPPPPRRGHLRLVK